The Tolypothrix sp. NIES-4075 genomic interval CAAGTGCGTTACCACACTTGGGTTATCAATCGGTGGAGATGTATCGGGTAAGATGTTAATTCTTGTAAAGCCGCCAGCAGCAGCAGCTTGCAACAAAGAAGAAATAGTTTCCCGTTCTTCAAACCCAGGTTCACCGGAGTGACTATATAAATCTACCAACCCAGATCCTAAAATTAATCCCCGACAATCTCTGATTTGAGTATCGGCACTAATATCAGAAATACTTTCCGCGACGGAACTGATATAACCATCAGCAATCAACACATCAGCTATTTGGTCAGTTTCAGAAACTGGGTCGATAATTCGTACTTGTTGCAGCAGTTCAGTCATAAAAATTTTGAGTTTTGAGTTAGAAGTTAGGAGTTAAAAGTTAGTAGTTAGGAGTTAAGAGGAGCGAAGTTATTTACTTTTTGCTTCTTCGTCCTAACTTTATTCCTCACTCATAACTCCTGACTCCTCACTTTTTTACAGTGCGCCGGCTGCGGTTTTATCGAGTACGCCTCCACCTAAGTGAGTGGTGATATTCATTGCTTGCAGTACTGGTAAACCATCGAGTCCGGAAGGGTAATCGATAACGCTGATTGCGCCATTTCCTTGACGGAAATTCCAGAAATTTTCTGATGGTAAACCGAGAATATGACAAAGCAAAGTTTTATTTGTAGCGTCGTGAGCGACTACTAAGCCGGTTTGAAGTTGATTTGAGATTGCTGTTTCAACTATAGATTGCCAAGCAACAATACTGCGATCGCACACTTGTTGCAGATTTTCCCCTTCGGGCATTTGTACTTTGTCGGGTATTGTTCGCCAACGTTCCAATTCTCCCGGATATTCTTGCTCTATTTCTTTTTCAAATTTTCCTTCCCAGAGTCCGTGACTGATTTCTCTTAAACCATCAAGTAAATCCAACTTTACACTTTTGTGATGCTCTAAAATAATCTCCGCTGTTTCTTTAGGACGCAGCATTGAACTACTAACAGCAAAATCAATTGCTACAAGTTTAAGAAATTCGCCGGCTTTTTGTGCCTGAAGCCTACCATTATCGTTTAGGGGGATATCAATTTGTCCTTGAAATCTACCTTGACGATTCCATTCAGTTTCACCGTGACGCACCAGCAATAATCTTACTCCTTGATGATTCGGTCGCAAGGAAGGCAGAGTTTCTCCTAAATGTTGCGTCTGATTCATCGATTCTAGTTGGACTGGTTCTCCTAATCCCCCAGAGAAATTCAAAACGCTGATGCCACAGTTAGATTGCTGTATGGAATGATAGCGAGATGGAGAAATCGACAACGCGGTGCCAAGAAGCGCCCGATTGATGCCGTTATGCCCGACAATCAAAATGGTTTGTCCTTGATGGCGAGACAAAATTTCTTGCCAAAACTCCCGCGCTTGTTC includes:
- a CDS encoding histidine phosphatase family protein, with the translated sequence MTRVIIVRHGQSTYNTEKRVQGRTDASSITEKGRNDASLAGKALSNIQFNAIYSSPLRRAKETADIIHSELTNHSGSAVPQTYEKLLEIDLPLWEKMLTADVKQKFADDYRTWKERPHELRMLVPETEGTKEHFPVLALYEQAREFWQEILSRHQGQTILIVGHNGINRALLGTALSISPSRYHSIQQSNCGISVLNFSGGLGEPVQLESMNQTQHLGETLPSLRPNHQGVRLLLVRHGETEWNRQGRFQGQIDIPLNDNGRLQAQKAGEFLKLVAIDFAVSSSMLRPKETAEIILEHHKSVKLDLLDGLREISHGLWEGKFEKEIEQEYPGELERWRTIPDKVQMPEGENLQQVCDRSIVAWQSIVETAISNQLQTGLVVAHDATNKTLLCHILGLPSENFWNFRQGNGAISVIDYPSGLDGLPVLQAMNITTHLGGGVLDKTAAGAL